The window GGGTCGGGGGCCGGGTGGTGGACGGCGACGAGCGACTCCCCGTCGGCGACGGGGATGGTGTGATGCTCCGTGTCGGTCATCGTCTGGAGGTGGCAGGGAGAGGTGGTAGGCGTTGGGCTCTTTCGACAAGTGGTCGCCATCGGTCTAAACTTCTTAAACGATGCCGCAGCAGAAAGCACCGATGTCAGATTGGTTCGAGACGGCTGGCGAACGCGGCGTTCTGGAGCTGATGCGGCGGGACGGGAGCTGGTACGTCGCCGAGCCATCACCGGAGGCGACGGTGAAGGTACTCGGCACCGCGTCTGGAACGGGGGAGGAGGACCAACCGGCACGCCGGCGGCTGCGGGGAACCGTGTCGAGCTACAAGCGGGGCGCCGACAGTCACCCGGATATGCTGTTCCTGACCGACGTGGCGACCGCGCCCGACACGGAGACGGGAAGCGTTCCAGCGACAGAGGATGGACCGACCACCTCGGACGATGAATCGACGACTGGGTCAGCCAACGGGACAGCACCGACGACATCGCATGGGGGCGAATCGCCGCTCGAACGTATCGCGCGTGAGCACCTCGACGATCACGAGGTCAGAATCGAGGGGGAGGAGGAATCGCTGGTCGGCAGTGCGCGCCGGCGAGCCAGCGACCGACAGCGAGCACCCGCTATCGACCCACGGCTGCAGGGCGAGGACAGCGATATCAGCGGGGGATGAGTTGCCGAATCCGTGACAGGGACGACAGGACGGGCGTGAGAAGTCGGATGCTCCGGCGGGGATTTGAACCCCGGTCATTGCCTCGAGAGGGCAATATGATTGGCCGGACTACACTACCAGAGCGCGTTTTCTCGTAACCGACTGGCCTTATTAACGGTTCCGCTTCCCCGACGCCGTGCCCCGAATCCACATGGCGTAGCTGGCTCCGGAATCCGTGGCGGGTCGGCCCGCCGTCGGGCGACCGGCGCCGGTACGACGCACGCGGAGCGGGGGGTTCAGGCCGTGGCTCCGACCGGGAGAATCACCACCCACTACTAAATCAGACGGCGTGAAACCCCCGCTATGGCCCTCCATGCCCTGGACGACCTCGAGGATGCCCTCGCTGCCACGAGGTCGTTCCTCACCCCGATCGAACCGCGGACCTGGCTGAAACTCGCCCTGATCGCGTTCTTCGTCGGCGTCCCCGGCGCCAACTTCCCCGGGTTCCAGGCTTCCGGCGGCGGGAACGGCGGCGGCGAGTTCGTCCCGCCGGGGACCATCTCGAACGTCGATGTCGGGCCACAGCTATGGCTCGTCGTGGGGGCCGTCGTCGCTGCCGTCCTCCTCCTGGGGCTGGCTTTGCTGTTCGTCTCGTCGGTGATGGAGTTCGTCCTGGTTGACACGGTGCGGTCGGAGACGGTCGCGATTCGCCGGTACTGGTCCGACCGGTGGCGCCAGGGCGCCCGCCTGTTCGGCTTCCGGCTGGTGCTCGGGGTCGTCGTCCTCGGGAGCTTCCTGCTCGTCATCGGTCCGGTCGTCCTCTCGGCGCTGGACATCGGGCCGGCCAGCATCGGCGTCTCGCTCGCGCTCCTGGTCCTCCTCGTCCCGGTGTTCCTGGTCCTTGCCCTCGCCGCCGCCCTCGTCAACGCGTTCACCACGGCCTTCGTCGTCCCCATCATGCTCCTGGAGGACCGTGGCGTCGTCGCCGGCTGGCGGCGGCTCTGGCCGTCCGTCAGGAGCGAGTGGAAGCAGTATCTCGCGTACGCCGTCGTCGGCTTCCTCCTCTCGGCGACCGGCGGCGTCCTCGTCGGCATCGCCGTCCTGCTGGCAGCCCTCGTCCTCCTCATCCCGTTCGGCATCCTGTTCGCCATCGGCTTCGGCGTCTTCCTCGTCGTCCCGCCGGCCGGCATCGCCGTGTTCGCCGTCGTCGGGCTCCTGTTCGCGCTGGCGGTCCTCACTGCCGTCGCGCTGGCGCAGGTCCCCGTGGTGACGTATCTGCGCTACTACTCGCTGCTGATTCTCGGCGACATCGAGCCGGACCTCGATGTCATCCCGGACCAGCGGGCGGCCGTGCGCGCGTCGGACGCGGACGACTCGGACCCCGACCCGGAGGCAGGAGTCTGATGACCGAAGCAGCCACCACGCGAACGGGCAGCGGCGCCGGGAGCGGGGGCAGCCGGCTCCGTGGCTGGGCCGCGCTGTTCGGTCTCGGGATGGTCGGTGTCGTCGCGCTGGCAGTGACTGCAGCCCGGTCGCTCCAGGGCACGGCCGGGCTGGAGGGGCTCTCATACCCGGCCCTGGTCGTCGTCGCGGCAGCCAACTCCACGGTCCTGCTCGCGGTGTTCGTGACGCTCGGCGTGGTGACCGCTCCCCGCGTCGGTCTACACTCGCACGTCTATCGGTGGGCGACCGGTCAGCCACCAGAGTGGTCGGCGTTCCGCGAGTCGCTCCCGCTGGCCATCGGCCTCGGCGTGGCGAGCTTCGTAGCGGTCGCCATCCTCGAGGCCGCGTTCTCGCCGTTCGTCAGCCTCACCACGGGGGCGGTCCTCTCGGACGCCGAGACCCTCCGGGCACTCGCCGAGTCGATCCCACTCCGGCTCCTCTACGGCGGTATCACCGAGGAACTGCTCCTCCGCTGGGGTACGATGGCGCCGCTGGCGTGGCTGTTCTGGCGAGTCGGAGCACAGGTCGGAGACGGGCGCGAGCGCCCCTCCGATACGGTCGTGTGGGCAGCCATCGTCGGGTCGGCCATCCTGTTCGGGCTGGGCCACCTGCCGACCCTGCTGGCCACCGACGAGGCGAGCGTGGCGCTCGTCGTCCGGACGGTGGTCCTCAACGCGGTGGCTGGGGTCGCGTTCGGGTGGCTGTTCTGGCGCCGGTCGCTGGAGGCCGCGATGGTGGCCCACGCCAGTTTCCACGTCGCACTACTCGTCGCCTCGACCGTACTCGTCGTGGGGTTCTGATGTCCGCGACGACCGACACCGACCACCGGGCCGGAGCGACCTGCCCTCGCCCGCGCCACCTCGAAGGCGGGACGCCGTGAGGCTCGTCGAGTTCGTCCGCGAGGGACGCTGGGCGACGGTGGCGGGGTACGCCCTCTTCGTCGCGCTGATGACCGCGGGCTACTACTACAACATCACGTTCGTCCAGCTCGGACTCATCGACCTCGGGACGCGGCTGGTCGGGATGAGCCGGACCCTCGTCTCCATGTGGATGGCTGGGCTGGCGCTGGTCACGTTCGCCGTGGCCGTCGCGTTCGGTGTGACGATGGACCGGCGGGGCTGGAGCCGGGACCTCCGGACACGCCTCCGGCTCCTGTTCGCCGTCGTCCTGGTGCAGTTCGTCCTGACGGTCGCCGCGCCCTTCATCCGAAGCGTGCCGGCGTTCGGCGCGTGGATACTGGCGGCGTCGGTCACGCTGGGCGTCGGCTTCCCCGTCTCGTTCAGCCTCGCGGTCGACCTGATTCCGGTCCCCGACCGCGGCCCCGTCGCCGCCATCATCACGGCCGCGACGTACGGCCTCGCCAACGCCGTCCCGCTGGCGTGGTCCATCGACGTGTTCGCGCGGGTGAT of the Haloglomus salinum genome contains:
- a CDS encoding DUF7544 domain-containing protein, which codes for MALHALDDLEDALAATRSFLTPIEPRTWLKLALIAFFVGVPGANFPGFQASGGGNGGGEFVPPGTISNVDVGPQLWLVVGAVVAAVLLLGLALLFVSSVMEFVLVDTVRSETVAIRRYWSDRWRQGARLFGFRLVLGVVVLGSFLLVIGPVVLSALDIGPASIGVSLALLVLLVPVFLVLALAAALVNAFTTAFVVPIMLLEDRGVVAGWRRLWPSVRSEWKQYLAYAVVGFLLSATGGVLVGIAVLLAALVLLIPFGILFAIGFGVFLVVPPAGIAVFAVVGLLFALAVLTAVALAQVPVVTYLRYYSLLILGDIEPDLDVIPDQRAAVRASDADDSDPDPEAGV
- a CDS encoding CPBP family intramembrane glutamic endopeptidase encodes the protein MTEAATTRTGSGAGSGGSRLRGWAALFGLGMVGVVALAVTAARSLQGTAGLEGLSYPALVVVAAANSTVLLAVFVTLGVVTAPRVGLHSHVYRWATGQPPEWSAFRESLPLAIGLGVASFVAVAILEAAFSPFVSLTTGAVLSDAETLRALAESIPLRLLYGGITEELLLRWGTMAPLAWLFWRVGAQVGDGRERPSDTVVWAAIVGSAILFGLGHLPTLLATDEASVALVVRTVVLNAVAGVAFGWLFWRRSLEAAMVAHASFHVALLVASTVLVVGF